In the genome of Deinococcus sp. Leaf326, one region contains:
- a CDS encoding M20/M25/M40 family metallo-hydrolase codes for MPLSYLTRIAQTPAPTFEEEGRARLIAETWAELGYVISRDEVGNVVTRITPPGTEGRPALLLAAHLDTVFPMSTDVTVHAERNRLVGPGVGDNSASLSVVTALLRDLRGREGLLRRPLWVAANVGEEGLGDLRGAKHLLAAHAQDLGAFVAVDGYLGVAVTRAVGVRRYRARYIGPGGHSWGDQAPSALHALGLAIARLYALHLPHSPRTTLNVGTASGGTSVNTIAGSAELLLDLRSLDQGALAELDSRAQSALQSAARDAGVTLKLDRVGDRPGGDLHAGALLDLAQTAAREGRIDLRLASSSTDANAAVIHGLPAIALGVYRGGNAHREDEWVQPGSLDAGLSFLRRVVELYQRQPLA; via the coding sequence ATGCCTCTGTCCTATCTCACGCGTATCGCGCAGACGCCCGCTCCGACCTTTGAGGAGGAGGGGCGTGCCCGCCTGATCGCCGAGACCTGGGCGGAACTGGGCTACGTGATCAGCCGCGACGAGGTCGGCAACGTCGTCACCCGGATCACTCCGCCCGGCACCGAGGGCCGCCCCGCCCTGCTCCTGGCCGCGCACCTGGACACGGTCTTTCCGATGTCGACCGATGTGACGGTCCACGCCGAGCGCAACCGTCTGGTCGGCCCCGGCGTGGGCGACAACAGCGCGAGTCTCTCGGTGGTCACGGCCCTGCTGCGCGACCTGCGCGGGCGCGAGGGCCTGCTGCGCCGCCCGCTGTGGGTGGCCGCCAACGTGGGCGAGGAAGGGCTGGGCGACCTGCGCGGGGCCAAACACCTACTCGCCGCTCATGCCCAGGACCTGGGGGCCTTCGTTGCGGTGGACGGCTACCTGGGCGTCGCGGTGACGCGGGCGGTCGGCGTGCGGCGCTACCGGGCGCGCTACATCGGCCCCGGCGGGCACTCCTGGGGCGATCAGGCCCCCAGCGCCCTGCACGCCCTGGGGCTGGCCATCGCGCGGCTCTACGCCCTGCACCTGCCACACTCGCCGCGCACCACCCTGAACGTGGGCACGGCGTCAGGCGGCACGAGCGTGAACACCATCGCCGGCAGCGCCGAACTGCTGCTCGACCTGCGCTCGCTGGACCAGGGCGCGCTGGCCGAACTCGACAGCCGCGCCCAGAGTGCCCTGCAATCGGCGGCGCGCGACGCGGGCGTGACCCTCAAGCTCGACCGCGTGGGCGACCGCCCCGGCGGCGATCTGCACGCGGGCGCGCTGCTGGACCTGGCCCAGACGGCCGCGCGTGAGGGCCGCATCGACCTGCGGCTGGCGTCGAGCAGCACCGACGCCAACGCCGCCGTGATTCACGGCCTGCCCGCCATCGCCCTGGGGGTCTACCGGGGCGGCAATGCCCACCGCGAGGACGAGTGGGTTCAGCCCGGCAGCCTGGACGCCGGACTGAGCTTCCTGCGCCGCGTGGTCGAGCTTTACCAGCGCCAGCCGCTGGCCTGA
- the rpsO gene encoding 30S ribosomal protein S15 — protein sequence MIDKQQVIQEHAKAGNDTGSTAVQVALLTARINNLSVHLGTNKKDKAGQRGLQLLNGQRRRLLKYLERTDYDGYIALTDKLSIRRGQRIVR from the coding sequence ATGATTGACAAACAGCAAGTGATCCAGGAGCACGCCAAGGCAGGCAACGACACCGGCAGCACCGCCGTGCAGGTGGCTCTGCTCACCGCGCGCATCAACAACCTGTCGGTGCACCTCGGCACCAACAAGAAGGACAAGGCCGGCCAGCGCGGTCTGCAGCTCCTGAACGGCCAGCGCCGCCGCCTGCTCAAGTACCTGGAGCGCACCGATTACGACGGGTACATCGCCCTGACCGACAAGCTCAGCATCCGCCGCGGCCAGCGCATCGTCCGCTGA
- a CDS encoding carbonic anhydrase encodes MSDDTQPPMPPGELKRRVQDAIRRGASMEEIADLKRADIGGTEEAIRALKDGNARFFSGEAGRPELGANERRAQIMGQTPFAAILACSDSRVPVELVFDQGLGHLFVVRVAGNVVGEAGLGSLEYAIKHLDVHLIMVMGHEGCGAVAAALLPPEQLAQEPEHLRALIGRIQPSVQRMPAIRDKKARMREAVLNNVRHQVQTLRDQPFIQEAEARGHIRVIGGFYEIGSGAVDFLTDEEDLRP; translated from the coding sequence ATGAGCGACGACACCCAGCCCCCCATGCCCCCCGGAGAACTCAAGCGGCGCGTACAGGACGCCATCCGCCGGGGCGCCAGCATGGAAGAGATCGCCGACCTCAAGCGCGCGGATATCGGCGGCACGGAAGAAGCCATCCGGGCGCTGAAGGACGGCAACGCCCGGTTCTTCAGCGGCGAGGCGGGTCGCCCGGAACTCGGCGCTAACGAGCGCCGCGCCCAGATCATGGGCCAGACGCCCTTCGCGGCCATCCTGGCCTGCAGCGACAGTCGCGTGCCGGTCGAACTCGTCTTCGATCAGGGCCTGGGCCATCTGTTCGTGGTGCGCGTGGCCGGCAACGTGGTCGGCGAGGCCGGCCTAGGGTCGCTGGAATACGCCATCAAGCACCTCGACGTGCACCTCATCATGGTGATGGGCCACGAGGGCTGCGGCGCGGTCGCGGCGGCCCTACTGCCCCCCGAGCAGCTCGCGCAGGAGCCCGAGCACCTCCGGGCCCTCATCGGGCGCATCCAGCCCAGCGTGCAGCGCATGCCGGCCATCCGCGACAAGAAGGCCCGGATGCGCGAGGCAGTGCTCAACAACGTGCGCCATCAGGTCCAAACGCTGCGCGACCAGCCCTTCATTCAGGAGGCCGAGGCGCGCGGACACATCCGGGTCATCGGCGGCTTCTACGAGATCGGCTCGGGCGCGGTGGACTTCCTGACCGACGAGGAAGACCTGCGGCCCTGA
- a CDS encoding metal ABC transporter permease yields MAWLTDPLQYDFFVRALLAVVLVSVLCALIGAWVVLRGLSYIGDAMSHAVFPGIVAAFLVRGNLLLGALIAAVLTALGIGAIGQRSGLKQDSAIGIVFVGMFALGVALLSKAPTFTTDLSNFLIGNPLGVSPADLWGALGVTVLVGGFLTAIQKELLLASFDPTEARAVGLPVRRLNNILLILIGLVVVLTVQLVGTTLSVSLLITSSAAARLLARSLRKMMGLAALLGSLGGVAGLYLSYYLDTAPGATIVLVNTAVFLLALLVRRRE; encoded by the coding sequence CTGGCCTGGCTGACCGATCCCCTGCAGTACGACTTTTTCGTGCGGGCACTGTTGGCTGTGGTACTCGTCAGCGTGCTGTGCGCGCTTATCGGCGCGTGGGTGGTGCTGCGTGGCCTGAGCTACATCGGCGACGCCATGAGCCACGCGGTGTTTCCGGGCATCGTGGCGGCCTTTCTGGTGCGCGGCAACCTGCTGCTGGGGGCCCTCATCGCCGCCGTGCTCACCGCGCTGGGCATCGGAGCCATCGGGCAGCGCAGCGGTCTCAAGCAGGACAGCGCCATCGGCATCGTGTTCGTGGGCATGTTCGCGCTGGGGGTGGCCCTGTTGTCGAAGGCGCCGACCTTCACCACCGACCTCAGCAACTTTCTGATCGGCAACCCACTGGGCGTCTCCCCCGCCGACCTGTGGGGCGCCCTGGGGGTCACGGTCCTGGTCGGCGGCTTCCTGACCGCCATCCAGAAGGAGCTGCTGCTGGCCTCCTTCGACCCCACCGAGGCGCGCGCGGTGGGGCTGCCGGTGCGGCGGCTGAACAACATCCTGCTCATCCTGATCGGGCTGGTCGTGGTCCTCACGGTGCAGCTCGTGGGCACGACCCTGAGCGTCAGCCTGCTCATCACGTCGAGCGCCGCCGCCCGGCTGCTGGCGCGCAGCCTCCGCAAGATGATGGGGCTGGCCGCCTTGCTGGGCAGCCTGGGCGGCGTGGCCGGGCTGTACCTGAGCTACTACCTCGACACGGCTCCCGGCGCGACCATCGTGCTCGTCAACACGGCCGTCTTCCTGCTCGCCCTGCTGGTCCGCCGCCGGGAATAA
- a CDS encoding diacylglycerol kinase family protein has translation MPAPVSSAHPSGALFAAPALLVFNPEAGGSSETSPPALVAGLRALGHPDVTCLETGDDLPQRLAGARGAVYVAGGDGTVRRVACALAGHPGAILAPIPLGTANNVARSLEIEGRPEEVLERYRRARPVPLDLGRVRAPWGEDLFLEACGCGAFAHALAEYGPEEGKSPLRAVQALARTLGGFTPLPLALRVDGAAQPSTPLALLEIMNARAFGPRLPLAPQADLGDGRLNVVQIDAERLDGALAYIAALARGTLADLPSVESREAEQIDIPYLGQVFHVDDQVRPAQPDVTGTVSISVWAGALQVLRPEPDA, from the coding sequence ATGCCCGCCCCCGTGTCCTCTGCCCATCCCTCCGGGGCTCTCTTCGCGGCCCCGGCGCTTCTCGTATTTAACCCGGAGGCGGGAGGCAGCAGCGAGACGAGCCCACCAGCCCTCGTCGCCGGCCTGCGTGCCCTGGGTCATCCGGACGTGACCTGCCTGGAGACCGGCGACGACCTCCCGCAGAGGCTCGCCGGGGCACGCGGCGCAGTGTATGTGGCGGGGGGCGACGGCACGGTGCGCCGGGTCGCCTGCGCGCTGGCGGGCCATCCAGGGGCAATCCTGGCACCCATCCCCCTGGGCACTGCCAACAACGTCGCCCGCAGTCTAGAGATCGAAGGCCGTCCCGAAGAAGTGCTGGAACGCTACCGCCGCGCCCGGCCTGTCCCCCTCGACCTGGGCCGGGTCCGTGCACCGTGGGGCGAGGACCTGTTTCTGGAGGCCTGTGGCTGCGGCGCCTTCGCACACGCCCTGGCCGAGTACGGCCCCGAGGAGGGCAAGAGCCCACTGCGCGCCGTGCAGGCCCTGGCCCGGACCCTGGGGGGCTTTACGCCGTTGCCCCTGGCCCTGCGCGTGGACGGCGCAGCACAGCCCTCTACACCGCTTGCTCTGCTGGAGATCATGAATGCCCGCGCCTTCGGCCCACGGCTCCCCCTCGCGCCCCAGGCCGACCTGGGGGACGGTCGGCTGAACGTGGTCCAGATCGACGCCGAGCGGCTCGACGGCGCCTTGGCCTATATCGCGGCTCTGGCCCGCGGTACCCTGGCCGACCTGCCGAGTGTAGAAAGCCGGGAGGCCGAGCAGATTGACATTCCCTATCTGGGTCAGGTCTTTCACGTGGACGACCAGGTCCGGCCCGCACAACCGGACGTGACCGGCACCGTCTCGATCTCCGTGTGGGCCGGCGCGCTTCAGGTGCTCCGTCCAGAGCCGGACGCGTGA
- a CDS encoding gamma-glutamylcyclotransferase, whose amino-acid sequence MLLPTTVFVYGTLMPGERNAGVAGSPGSFRAQEAVLAGHRLLHLDPELYPAAVPGEPGDVVRGYALTYTPAAWAAALPFLDDLEGVNATPPLYRRVSVRLQVGGGELEAWVYLYAQARRLTRPGALFLPGGDWRAVTGRDRPRPGDR is encoded by the coding sequence ATGCTCCTTCCGACCACTGTCTTCGTGTACGGCACCCTGATGCCCGGCGAGCGCAATGCCGGCGTGGCCGGCTCGCCCGGCAGCTTCCGTGCGCAGGAGGCGGTGCTGGCCGGGCACCGCCTCCTGCATCTCGATCCCGAGCTGTACCCTGCCGCCGTACCGGGCGAGCCCGGCGACGTGGTGCGGGGCTACGCCCTGACCTATACACCGGCGGCCTGGGCAGCGGCCCTGCCTTTCCTCGACGACCTCGAAGGGGTGAACGCGACGCCGCCGCTGTACCGCCGCGTCTCCGTGCGCCTGCAAGTCGGCGGCGGCGAGCTGGAGGCCTGGGTGTATCTGTATGCCCAGGCGCGGCGGCTCACGCGTCCCGGCGCCCTGTTCCTGCCGGGTGGGGACTGGCGGGCCGTCACCGGCCGGGACCGTCCCCGTCCCGGCGACCGCTGA
- a CDS encoding metallophosphoesterase, which yields MIRLAVLADLHANLAATLAVHADLQRRGIGEIWVLGDLVGKGPRPRAVVEWTQAHATRVIQGNWDARVGGATHRPQDLWPRSLLTPGQLSYLGELPYGIEEQFGGAWWRFVHASSRGLFHRLYPHSSLSDQLEAFAPNPQFGLKEHADALVYADMHEALLLDVEGRPLINCGSVGNPLDSTLPCYLILEFAEQGPSYSTTFVRLTYDRQEEIAAAESSGMPFVREYVAELLTGAHQKRRTRTGEF from the coding sequence ATGATTCGTCTCGCCGTCCTGGCCGACCTGCACGCCAACCTGGCGGCGACGCTGGCCGTCCATGCCGACCTTCAGCGGCGCGGCATCGGGGAGATCTGGGTGCTGGGCGACCTGGTGGGCAAGGGGCCCCGACCGCGCGCCGTGGTCGAGTGGACCCAGGCGCACGCCACGCGGGTGATCCAGGGCAACTGGGACGCCCGCGTCGGAGGCGCCACCCACCGCCCGCAGGATCTCTGGCCGCGTAGCCTTCTCACCCCCGGTCAGCTCTCCTACCTAGGGGAGTTGCCCTACGGGATCGAGGAGCAGTTCGGCGGTGCGTGGTGGCGTTTCGTCCACGCGAGCAGCCGGGGGTTGTTCCACCGCCTCTATCCGCACAGCAGCCTGAGTGACCAGCTTGAGGCCTTTGCGCCGAATCCGCAGTTCGGCCTGAAGGAACACGCCGACGCGCTCGTGTACGCCGACATGCACGAGGCGCTCCTGCTGGATGTCGAGGGACGCCCGCTCATCAACTGCGGCTCGGTGGGCAATCCCCTCGACAGTACGCTGCCCTGTTACCTCATTCTCGAGTTTGCAGAACAGGGACCAAGCTACAGCACGACCTTCGTGCGCCTGACCTACGACCGCCAGGAGGAGATCGCGGCGGCCGAGTCGAGCGGGATGCCCTTCGTGCGCGAGTACGTGGCCGAACTGCTGACCGGGGCTCACCAGAAGCGCCGCACGCGCACCGGAGAATTCTGA
- a CDS encoding PHP domain-containing protein, producing the protein MRVDLHVHTEVSHDCRTRLRDIPAQMLRSGTLTIAVTDHDQHRGGPELRAIVEDQGLADQLSVIPGEEITTREGELIGLFLQAGIPPGLTPEETVSEIKAQGGLVLLQHGFDPLKRYRLRPEATQRIAEQIDVVETFNSRLSRHRWNRAAADWAQERGLPMCAGSDAHTLRDIGEAWVETPFRLIRSPDDLQQALAEGTVAGRWTHPLYAYGRKQWRTFRGRISHRPS; encoded by the coding sequence ATGCGGGTGGACCTGCATGTCCACACTGAGGTCAGTCACGACTGCCGGACACGACTGCGCGACATCCCGGCCCAGATGCTCCGCAGCGGCACCCTGACCATTGCCGTCACCGACCACGACCAGCACCGCGGCGGCCCGGAGCTGCGCGCAATCGTCGAAGACCAGGGACTGGCCGACCAGCTGAGCGTCATTCCCGGCGAGGAGATCACGACCCGGGAGGGCGAGCTCATCGGCCTGTTTCTTCAGGCAGGGATTCCTCCAGGACTGACCCCGGAAGAGACAGTAAGTGAAATCAAGGCCCAGGGCGGCTTAGTCCTGCTGCAACACGGATTTGATCCCCTCAAGCGCTACCGGCTGCGGCCTGAAGCCACCCAACGTATCGCTGAGCAGATTGATGTCGTCGAGACCTTCAACTCCAGGCTGTCGCGTCATCGCTGGAATCGGGCCGCCGCGGACTGGGCACAGGAACGGGGCCTGCCGATGTGTGCCGGCAGTGATGCGCATACGCTCCGGGACATCGGCGAAGCCTGGGTCGAAACCCCCTTTCGGCTGATCCGCTCACCCGACGATCTGCAGCAGGCCTTGGCCGAAGGTACGGTCGCCGGACGCTGGACCCACCCGCTCTACGCTTACGGCCGCAAACAGTGGCGTACGTTCAGAGGACGGATAAGTCACCGACCGAGCTGA
- a CDS encoding S1C family serine protease, translated as MNLRQKQIRRSLPILTVGAFLAGGLVLAQTSPAQPSTKSVPARPATSGRVTSGADKLTSAEGTLFTKARPSTLRILQCPVNNCVEPDGIGTAFLIGDDGLALTAYHVIFQAKALSAQTADRKRYAVEVVGYDDQNDIALLRVNVPKGTPYLPVVAASPKVGDPVLAIGNGGGSFLTPKTGRLTALDTPSDRADFPSGTLELTAPLIPGDSGGPILNAKGEVTGVVSYISVKPSNVDDLSADPEITAYAVPVTAGAQRLADLKKGVKREAPVIGVSIGGNLALLTALPERLFAEANERLSLGLGSVAGAFFTDVSANTPAARAGLRPLQYNAEGKVTQGDLVTAIDGKRVVNFSDFQRIVRSNYQPGDTVTLKVLRAGKTIEVKMTLIGRSTVAQR; from the coding sequence ATGAATCTTCGCCAAAAACAGATTCGCCGGTCCTTGCCCATCCTCACGGTCGGCGCCTTCCTGGCCGGCGGTCTGGTGCTGGCCCAGACTTCTCCGGCGCAGCCTTCCACCAAGTCTGTCCCGGCCCGGCCTGCCACGTCCGGGCGCGTGACGAGCGGTGCCGACAAGCTGACCAGCGCCGAGGGGACGCTGTTCACCAAGGCGCGGCCCTCGACCCTGCGGATTTTGCAGTGTCCGGTCAACAACTGCGTAGAACCCGACGGCATCGGCACGGCCTTCCTGATCGGGGACGACGGACTGGCCCTGACTGCCTACCACGTCATCTTCCAGGCCAAGGCCCTGAGCGCCCAGACGGCCGACCGCAAGCGGTACGCGGTCGAGGTCGTTGGGTACGACGACCAGAACGACATCGCGCTGCTGCGCGTGAATGTCCCCAAGGGCACGCCCTATCTGCCGGTCGTGGCGGCCTCGCCCAAGGTCGGGGACCCGGTGCTGGCCATCGGCAACGGGGGCGGCAGCTTCCTGACTCCCAAGACCGGCCGCTTGACGGCGCTGGACACCCCGTCGGACCGCGCTGACTTTCCCTCCGGCACGCTGGAACTCACCGCCCCCCTGATTCCCGGGGACAGCGGCGGCCCCATCCTGAACGCGAAGGGCGAGGTCACGGGCGTCGTGAGTTACATCTCGGTGAAGCCCTCGAATGTCGATGACCTGAGCGCCGACCCGGAAATCACTGCCTACGCGGTGCCGGTCACGGCGGGCGCCCAGCGGCTGGCCGACCTGAAGAAGGGTGTCAAGCGCGAAGCCCCGGTCATCGGCGTGAGTATCGGGGGCAATCTCGCCCTGCTCACTGCCCTGCCTGAGCGCCTGTTCGCGGAGGCGAACGAACGGCTGAGCCTGGGGCTGGGCAGCGTGGCAGGGGCCTTCTTCACCGACGTGTCGGCGAACACCCCGGCCGCGCGCGCCGGTCTGCGCCCCCTCCAGTACAACGCCGAGGGCAAGGTGACGCAGGGCGACCTCGTGACGGCCATTGACGGCAAGCGCGTGGTGAACTTCAGTGACTTTCAGCGCATCGTGCGCTCGAACTACCAGCCCGGCGATACCGTGACCCTGAAGGTGCTGCGGGCCGGCAAGACCATCGAGGTCAAGATGACCCTGATCGGCCGCTCGACGGTGGCGCAGCGCTGA
- a CDS encoding VC0807 family protein encodes MSQPTATPKPQRARIPKTVWDLVFTLVIPILILSPNILGSGISVAELLGGGTGGNVRAYLVAALVPVAYVLVDLLVNRNVSPVALIGGAGAIFSGALAFWYVDGFWYAIKDSARSYLTGILFLISAATRVPFFRVFLDAASIGEKPEDRAATAEAMRDPGVHQGLVWGTVAFALVDLVGGVVNSVVNYGRVTARFGTDAFNAQVAEVNAIMRVPGLVISMVGVFIAIGLVQRAVKARYGAGASVFEPAKLAQAMREHS; translated from the coding sequence ATGAGTCAGCCGACCGCCACCCCCAAGCCCCAGCGTGCCCGCATTCCCAAGACCGTGTGGGACCTCGTGTTCACGCTCGTCATTCCCATCCTGATCCTGAGTCCGAACATCCTGGGCAGCGGCATCAGCGTGGCCGAACTGCTGGGCGGGGGCACAGGCGGCAACGTGCGCGCCTACCTCGTGGCGGCGCTCGTTCCAGTTGCCTACGTGCTTGTGGACCTGCTGGTGAACCGCAATGTCAGCCCCGTGGCCCTCATCGGCGGGGCGGGGGCCATCTTCAGCGGCGCCCTGGCCTTCTGGTACGTGGACGGCTTCTGGTACGCCATCAAGGACAGCGCGCGCTCGTACCTCACCGGCATTCTGTTTCTCATCAGCGCGGCGACCCGCGTGCCCTTCTTCCGCGTCTTTCTGGACGCCGCGAGCATCGGCGAGAAACCCGAGGACCGCGCCGCGACCGCCGAGGCGATGCGCGACCCCGGCGTGCACCAGGGGCTGGTGTGGGGCACAGTGGCCTTCGCCCTCGTGGACCTCGTGGGCGGCGTGGTGAACAGCGTCGTGAACTACGGGCGCGTCACAGCCCGCTTCGGCACCGACGCCTTCAATGCCCAGGTGGCCGAGGTCAACGCCATCATGCGCGTGCCGGGACTGGTCATCAGCATGGTCGGGGTCTTCATCGCCATCGGGCTGGTGCAGCGCGCCGTCAAGGCCCGTTACGGCGCGGGGGCCAGCGTCTTCGAGCCGGCCAAACTCGCCCAGGCCATGCGCGAACACAGCTGA
- a CDS encoding metal ABC transporter ATP-binding protein: MLGVQNLTVRYGSQVALEDATVRFEAGSFSAIIGPNGAGKSTLLKTLVGLLPDHLGAVQLDSGHSAQDCVSYVPQQQTLDWAFPVTVWDVTMMGRTGRLGWLRWPGRRDRQLVEEALRETGVYDLRHRHIGALSGGQRQRVLLARMLARQGHLLLLDEPLTGVDATTQEQLMALLRAQADAGRAVVMVTHDLEQARRWCDHLVLINRRVIADGTPEQVYTPRNIEATFSSSHLGHTHAEA, from the coding sequence ATGCTCGGCGTCCAGAACCTCACCGTCCGCTACGGCTCGCAGGTGGCCCTGGAAGACGCCACCGTGCGCTTCGAGGCGGGGTCTTTCAGCGCCATCATCGGCCCGAACGGCGCGGGCAAGAGCACCCTGCTCAAGACCCTGGTGGGGCTGCTGCCCGACCACCTGGGCGCGGTGCAACTCGACAGCGGGCACAGTGCCCAGGACTGCGTCTCGTACGTGCCCCAGCAGCAGACCCTGGACTGGGCCTTTCCGGTAACGGTCTGGGACGTGACCATGATGGGCCGCACCGGCCGCCTGGGCTGGCTGCGCTGGCCGGGGCGGCGCGACCGGCAACTTGTCGAGGAGGCGCTGCGCGAGACCGGCGTATACGACCTGCGCCACCGCCACATCGGGGCGCTGTCGGGCGGGCAGCGCCAGCGGGTGCTGCTCGCGCGGATGCTGGCCCGGCAGGGGCACCTGCTGCTGCTCGACGAGCCGCTGACCGGTGTGGACGCGACCACCCAGGAGCAGCTCATGGCTCTGCTGCGCGCCCAGGCCGACGCGGGGCGCGCGGTCGTGATGGTCACGCACGACCTCGAACAGGCGCGGCGCTGGTGCGACCACCTCGTGCTCATCAACCGCCGGGTCATCGCCGACGGCACGCCCGAGCAGGTCTACACGCCGCGCAACATTGAGGCGACCTTCAGCTCGTCGCACCTGGGTCACACCCACGCGGAGGCCTGA
- a CDS encoding DR2241 family protein, whose protein sequence is MSAAPGLAVSSVVLPLHLKKCPPRLGEEKVSGSWGSPARALCTRRDISAACGALECWGMRSLVLIGHGSHLNGESAAAVYRYAELIRGRGLFDEVVEGYWKEEPSLRQVLKTTASTDVTVIPMFISEGYFTETVIPRELGLGHQGPVPPSGVARVLGGRTVRYTLPYGVHPSMRDVIVTRAREALPDLDAGDTALVVLGHGTTRNENSNRVIYENAQALRENGLFAEVHALFLDEDPKVGTWPEKITAPRVVVVPFFASEGWHTLETIPEDMGLTGDVTEFPDTPHGPQTVYYAKPVGTHPAVADVILHLAEEARGASERGGDEDRAWHAAWQALVSLARRGGRLGEVMISPQSGVFEMRHALDEGRPGSDLTTVVTPEGLRDLTRRDEGGNHRPVHTLRNLPRGWRAVLSEDDLVRGVHFLYPAVVEETYAHHCRTLRATPWPTTARRQTGIYSRVQRATPEQVEHVASEVCAGCLRTRLWAGETLPQTFFAGVPGAIPCAEACTLLVAEVREEVSGKRGAGGHSH, encoded by the coding sequence ATGTCGGCCGCGCCGGGACTGGCGGTCAGCTCTGTTGTCTTACCCCTGCACCTTAAAAAGTGCCCGCCCCGGTTGGGTGAGGAGAAGGTGTCGGGGTCTTGGGGTTCGCCCGCGCGTGCACTCTGCACCCGGCGGGACATTTCCGCAGCGTGCGGGGCTCTAGAGTGCTGGGGTATGCGCTCTCTGGTGCTGATCGGACACGGCTCCCACCTCAACGGCGAATCGGCCGCCGCCGTCTACCGCTACGCCGAACTCATTCGCGGGCGCGGCCTGTTCGACGAGGTCGTCGAGGGCTACTGGAAGGAAGAACCCTCGCTGCGGCAGGTCCTCAAGACCACTGCAAGCACCGACGTGACGGTCATTCCCATGTTCATCTCGGAGGGCTATTTCACTGAGACGGTCATTCCGCGTGAACTGGGCCTGGGCCATCAGGGACCGGTGCCGCCCAGCGGCGTCGCGCGGGTGCTGGGCGGGCGCACGGTGCGCTACACGCTCCCCTACGGCGTGCATCCCAGCATGCGCGACGTGATCGTGACCCGCGCGCGCGAGGCCCTGCCGGACCTGGACGCGGGCGACACCGCCCTGGTCGTGCTGGGCCACGGCACCACCCGCAACGAGAACAGCAACCGCGTGATCTACGAGAACGCCCAGGCACTGCGCGAGAACGGTCTGTTCGCCGAGGTTCACGCCCTGTTTCTCGACGAGGACCCCAAGGTGGGCACCTGGCCCGAGAAGATCACCGCGCCGCGCGTGGTCGTGGTGCCCTTTTTCGCCTCCGAGGGCTGGCACACCCTGGAGACCATCCCCGAGGACATGGGCCTGACGGGCGACGTGACCGAGTTCCCCGACACGCCCCACGGCCCGCAGACGGTGTACTACGCCAAGCCGGTGGGCACCCACCCGGCGGTCGCCGACGTGATCCTGCATCTGGCCGAGGAAGCGCGAGGGGCCTCCGAGCGCGGCGGTGACGAGGACCGTGCTTGGCACGCCGCGTGGCAGGCGCTCGTGTCGCTGGCCCGCCGGGGCGGCCGCCTGGGCGAGGTGATGATCAGCCCGCAGAGCGGCGTCTTCGAGATGCGCCATGCCCTCGATGAGGGTCGCCCCGGCAGTGACCTCACGACCGTCGTGACTCCCGAGGGCCTGCGCGACCTGACCCGCCGCGACGAGGGAGGCAACCACCGCCCTGTTCACACCCTGCGTAACCTCCCGCGCGGCTGGCGGGCGGTGCTTAGCGAGGACGACCTCGTGCGCGGCGTGCACTTCCTGTATCCGGCCGTGGTCGAGGAAACCTACGCCCACCACTGCCGCACCCTGCGCGCGACCCCCTGGCCCACCACCGCGCGGCGCCAGACTGGCATCTACAGCCGCGTGCAGCGCGCCACGCCGGAGCAGGTCGAGCACGTCGCCTCGGAGGTCTGCGCGGGTTGCCTACGCACCCGCCTGTGGGCCGGCGAGACGCTCCCCCAGACCTTCTTCGCGGGTGTGCCCGGCGCCATTCCCTGCGCCGAGGCCTGCACCCTCTTGGTGGCCGAGGTGCGCGAGGAAGTCAGCGGCAAGCGCGGCGCGGGTGGCCACAGCCACTAG